GTCGGTCTCCTCGTCTCCGTCGTCAGTGTCTGCGTCCTCGGAGTCATCGTCCGCACCCTCGGTGTCTGAATCGGGGATCCGCTCGACGGAGAGCACTTTCAAGGGGACGTTTTCGAGCCGCTGGCCGATCTCCTTGCGGGCGATCCGGGAGGCGTGCTCCTCTTGTTCGACGTTGAACACGGTCATCTCCAACTCGAGGGCCACGAGGGCTTCGTCGGCGGCGACGAACGCCGGGGGGAGCTCTTCGCCCCCCGGCGTCGTCCGCGAACCCATCGAGATCTCGACGTAGCTCAGGTCTGGATTCAGCATCTCGCCCGTCTTCGAGATGGCGATGCGGATCGCCTCGTCGGGCGTCGCCACGTCGTACACCGGAATCGCGGCCTCGACGACGACTCTGCAATCCATACGAGTAGGTTGGGTCGCCGAGG
This DNA window, taken from Halobellus sp. LT62, encodes the following:
- a CDS encoding DUF555 domain-containing protein, coding for MDCRVVVEAAIPVYDVATPDEAIRIAISKTGEMLNPDLSYVEISMGSRTTPGGEELPPAFVAADEALVALELEMTVFNVEQEEHASRIARKEIGQRLENVPLKVLSVERIPDSDTEGADDDSEDADTDDGDEETDTTGDAGPDHDDAPENDRESASESVAADDEDDDGDDLIPEFDDLLEDG